GCGGGATACGTTCATTTTCCATCTTATCCCCTCCGGCATCCTGTATCGCGGCACCCGCTGCCTGATCGGCAACGGCGTCGTGGTTGATCCCGGGGCGTTGATTGAGGAAATGGATCATCTGCAGGGGCAGGGCGTGAAGATCGGGAAGAATTTTGCGGTCAGCGACCGTGCGCATTTGATCCTGCCCTATCACAAGGCGATCGATAAGGCGTCTGAACAGTCGAAGGGCGTTCGTCGCATCGGTACCACCGGGCGCGGGATCGGGCCCTCGTATGGCGACAAGATGGCGCGCATCGGCATTCGGATGGGCGATTTGCTGAATCCCGCCCTGTTCAAGCAGAAGCTGGAAGAAAACCTGGTCGACATCAATTGGCTGCTCGAGCAACTGCACAAAGTCGACTGTTTCGAATTGGAAAAGGTCTACCAGCAGTACATGGGGTATGCCGATCGTTTGAAGAGCTACATTATCGATACGGCCCTCGTCGTGAATAAAGCCGTCGATGCGGGCAAGACCGTGCTGTTTGAGGGCGCGCAGGGCACGCACCTGGACGTCGATTTCGGCACCTATCCCTATGTGACCTCGTCGAGCTCATCGGCAGGCGGCGCCTGTACCGGCACCGGAGTGGGGCCGACGAAAATCGACGCTGTGATGGGCATCACCAAAGCCTATACCACGCGTGTCGGTAGTGGACCGTTCCCGACCGAACTGACCGATGAGGTGGGGAGTTGGCTGCAGGAGCGCGGGAAAGAATTCGGCGCTACCACCGGGCGGGCTCGCCGCTGCGGGTGGTTCGATAGCGTGATCGTCCGTCATGCCACGCGAGTGAACGGGCTCTCGTCGTTGGCCGTGACGAAGTTAGATGTGTTGGATGGCTGCAAGGAACTGAAAGTCTGTACGGGGTATCGGGTGAACGGCAAAATCCAC
The window above is part of the Nitrospira sp. genome. Proteins encoded here:
- a CDS encoding adenylosuccinate synthase; protein product: MANLVIIGSQWGDEGKGKIVDILAKDADMVVRYQGGSNAGHTVINKRDTFIFHLIPSGILYRGTRCLIGNGVVVDPGALIEEMDHLQGQGVKIGKNFAVSDRAHLILPYHKAIDKASEQSKGVRRIGTTGRGIGPSYGDKMARIGIRMGDLLNPALFKQKLEENLVDINWLLEQLHKVDCFELEKVYQQYMGYADRLKSYIIDTALVVNKAVDAGKTVLFEGAQGTHLDVDFGTYPYVTSSSSSAGGACTGTGVGPTKIDAVMGITKAYTTRVGSGPFPTELTDEVGSWLQERGKEFGATTGRARRCGWFDSVIVRHATRVNGLSSLAVTKLDVLDGCKELKVCTGYRVNGKIHREMPSDLLALTNCEPVYERVRGWSAPTTGVTTYKDLPAEAKRYLTRIEELAECRIDMISTGSRRDETIILNNPLKAGRRVRPQRSR